A part of Planococcus sp. MB-3u-03 genomic DNA contains:
- a CDS encoding helix-turn-helix domain-containing protein: protein MKQLSKKIKDLREVRGLSPEELADRLGFAKSTVWAYESGKKQVSVVHLERLADFFEISVDSLLDRNDRTINVDLQNANFLNEYTVMLDDQPLNEAELAEAASFIQVKRRMGSYGLAT from the coding sequence ATGAAGCAGTTAAGCAAAAAAATAAAAGACTTAAGAGAAGTGAGAGGCCTTTCCCCGGAAGAGCTTGCAGACCGTCTGGGCTTTGCGAAAAGCACGGTATGGGCATACGAAAGCGGAAAGAAACAAGTGTCAGTTGTACATCTGGAGCGCCTCGCCGATTTCTTTGAGATTTCTGTGGATAGCCTATTGGACCGCAACGACCGCACGATAAATGTCGATCTTCAAAATGCGAATTTCCTGAACGAATATACAGTGATGCTCGATGACCAGCCATTGAATGAAGCGGAACTCGCCGAGGCGGCTTCCTTTATCCAAGTGAAGCGCCGTATGGGCAGCTACGGCTTGGCGACTTGA
- a CDS encoding SDR family oxidoreductase, which translates to MSKTIFITGAGSGLGKGTALGLAAKGHKVIAPVETAPQVTSLREAAASAGVELTTFKMDIKNPQDLAQMLEYDFDIFVANAAVNEGGALGEVPMSNFRELFEVNVFQTLETAQIAARKFVEKGKGKIIFLSSMAGIMSTPYVGPYTATKHAIEAIAKTLRKEMAEFGVQVATINPGAFDTGFNDRSAEAKWKWFDEKIHFTRPEDMKEAEKGLEDQFDPQDMIDKMVEIIPQDSHKFRTAYPEETEQQMKDEEAKQWEIEI; encoded by the coding sequence ATGAGTAAAACGATTTTCATTACAGGAGCCGGAAGCGGGCTCGGTAAAGGCACAGCACTGGGCCTAGCGGCAAAAGGGCATAAAGTGATCGCGCCAGTCGAAACAGCACCGCAAGTAACATCTCTCCGTGAAGCGGCAGCGTCCGCTGGAGTTGAGCTGACTACATTTAAGATGGATATCAAAAACCCGCAGGATCTGGCACAGATGCTCGAATATGATTTTGATATCTTTGTGGCGAATGCCGCCGTCAATGAAGGAGGCGCGCTCGGTGAAGTGCCGATGTCGAACTTCCGTGAGCTATTCGAAGTGAACGTATTCCAGACACTTGAAACGGCGCAAATTGCGGCACGTAAATTCGTCGAAAAAGGCAAAGGCAAGATTATCTTCTTGTCTTCTATGGCCGGCATCATGTCGACGCCTTACGTTGGCCCGTACACGGCGACGAAACATGCCATCGAAGCGATTGCGAAAACGCTGCGCAAGGAAATGGCGGAGTTCGGGGTGCAAGTGGCGACGATCAATCCAGGCGCATTCGACACAGGTTTCAATGACCGCAGTGCAGAAGCGAAGTGGAAATGGTTTGATGAGAAAATCCACTTCACGCGCCCTGAAGACATGAAAGAAGCAGAGAAAGGTTTGGAAGACCAATTCGACCCGCAGGACATGATCGATAAAATGGTGGAAATCATCCCGCAGGATTCGCATAAATTCCGCACAGCTTACCCTGAAGAAACCGAGCAGCAGATGAAAGACGAAGAAGCTAAACAGTGGGAGATCGAAATTTAA